The sequence GCTCTTTGAGCGGATTGGGGCACGAGAGGCCGGCGCCCCGAGGGTGCCCGTCTACTGGCACTGAGGCAACTCGGGCCCGGCTCCTCACGACTTCTTCTCCTCCCGCTTCACCGCCTCCCACAACCGATCCAGCTCGGGAAGGCCGGCCGACTCAGGCGCCCGTCCTTCCGCCTTCAACATCGCCGTGACCCGGTCGAACCGGTTCCGAAACTTCTCCGTGGCGGCGCGAAGGTGAGCCTCGGGATCGGTCTTCACGAATCGGGCGAGGTTCACGACCGCGAATAACAGATCGCCGATCTCCTCGGCAACCTTGCGATCCTGCCCTTCCTGGATCGCTTCCTCGACCTCGGCCACCTCCTCACGGAGCTTGGCGAGAACGCCGCCGACATCGGCCCAGTCGAATCCGACCGCCGCCGCCTTCTCCTGGACGCGGTAGGCCCTCAAAAGCGCGGGGAGGCCCGTCGGGCTCTTCCCCAGCAGCGATTCGTGCCCCGCCTCCTGCTTTTTTCCCTCTTCCCACTGGCGGAGCACTCCCTGCGCGTCGAGGTCCTTCCGCTCGCCGAAGACGTGCGGGTGGCGCGCGATCATCTTCGCGATGTTGCCCCGTGCAATCGCTGCCGGGGCGGGCCCGCCCTCCTGTTCCAATCGAACAGCCAAGAACACCACCAAAAACAACAAGTCGCCTAGCTCCTCCGCGACCGCCGGCCGGTCGCCCGCCGCGATGGCGTCGGCGATCTCGTTGGCCTCCTCGACGGCGTAGGGGGAGAGGGTGCGGAGCGTCTGCTCGCGGTCCCAGGGACATCCGTCCGGCCCCGACAAGTGCCGGACCAGGTCGAGTAGGTCGGCCTGGGCCGCCGCGAAGTCGTCACGGCCTGAAGCCTTTGGATACGTAGGTTTAGCCTGGCTCATCCGCCGAGTGTAGTGGGGAACCGCCGCCCAAGTCCACGCGGGCGCCGCTTGCTTCGCCGCGAACCCTGTGGTACTCGTGGAGTAGGCAAGGCTAAGGCCGCCAACGATATGGAATTCCCCACCTGGGTTGAGGTCGATCTCGATCGCTTCCGCCGGAAT is a genomic window of Candidatus Eisenbacteria bacterium containing:
- the mazG gene encoding nucleoside triphosphate pyrophosphohydrolase, whose product is MSQAKPTYPKASGRDDFAAAQADLLDLVRHLSGPDGCPWDREQTLRTLSPYAVEEANEIADAIAAGDRPAVAEELGDLLFLVVFLAVRLEQEGGPAPAAIARGNIAKMIARHPHVFGERKDLDAQGVLRQWEEGKKQEAGHESLLGKSPTGLPALLRAYRVQEKAAAVGFDWADVGGVLAKLREEVAEVEEAIQEGQDRKVAEEIGDLLFAVVNLARFVKTDPEAHLRAATEKFRNRFDRVTAMLKAEGRAPESAGLPELDRLWEAVKREEKKS